One stretch of Paenibacillus sp. AN1007 DNA includes these proteins:
- a CDS encoding ATP-binding cassette domain-containing protein, whose translation MALLEVEGLKIHFPIRGGLLKREIGSVKAVDDVSFTIEEGQTYGLVGESGSGKTTTGRAVIGLNHVTAGKILFNGRDLTKERRKDRQLQRDVQMIFQDPYSSLNPKKRVMDIIAEPLRNYERLTAAEEKRQVGSLLEKVGLSPESIYKYPHEFSGGQRQRIGIARAIALKPKLIIADEPVSALDVSVQAQVLNFMQEIQKELNLTYLFISHDLGIIRHMCDQIGIMYKGRYVEQGTTDDIFENPQHIYTKRLIAAIPDMDPTKREDMIAFRQQIKSEYENSYRNFFDEEGLAYSLQSISDSHRVALPQKG comes from the coding sequence ATGGCACTACTCGAAGTAGAAGGACTGAAAATACATTTTCCGATTCGCGGAGGGCTGCTCAAACGGGAAATTGGCAGCGTCAAGGCCGTTGACGATGTCAGCTTTACCATCGAAGAAGGCCAGACCTATGGGCTTGTTGGAGAATCAGGCTCAGGCAAGACAACAACAGGCAGAGCTGTTATTGGTCTGAATCACGTAACGGCTGGTAAAATTTTGTTTAACGGCAGGGATTTAACGAAGGAACGACGCAAAGATCGTCAGCTCCAGCGGGATGTCCAGATGATATTCCAAGACCCCTACTCCTCTCTTAATCCGAAGAAGCGTGTTATGGATATCATTGCTGAGCCGCTCCGAAACTATGAACGGTTGACAGCAGCGGAAGAAAAGAGGCAGGTCGGCAGCTTGCTAGAAAAAGTAGGACTGAGTCCGGAATCGATCTACAAATACCCGCATGAGTTTTCCGGGGGACAGCGGCAGCGGATCGGAATTGCCCGTGCGATTGCACTCAAGCCAAAGCTGATCATAGCAGATGAACCTGTATCTGCGCTCGACGTATCTGTTCAAGCCCAGGTGCTTAACTTCATGCAGGAGATTCAGAAGGAACTGAATCTGACCTATCTGTTTATTAGCCATGATCTAGGCATTATTCGCCATATGTGCGATCAGATCGGAATTATGTATAAAGGTAGATATGTAGAGCAGGGAACTACCGATGATATTTTTGAAAATCCTCAGCATATTTACACCAAACGTCTTATTGCAGCGATTCCGGATATGGACCCGACCAAACGTGAGGACATGATAGCTTTCCGACAGCAGATCAAATCCGAGTATGAAAACTCATACCGCAATTTCTTCGATGAGGAAGGGCTTGCTTATTCGCTCCAATCCATTTCCGACTCTCACCGGGTAGCTTTACCTCAGAAAGGTTGA
- a CDS encoding M15 family metallopeptidase, with protein sequence MNSSQRKERQRRRKRLRNWMFATLIVSILYFWLQQKGDIGGLWPNEEVPEPLPITGLHPVVAENEGILVRMAARRGIEVVITHGYRSVEDQDALFAQGRSSSGRIVTNARGGESYHNYGLAIDFALRTPKGEIVWDMERDDNGNGKADWLEVVDLAKELGFTWGGDWANFPDYPHLQMDFGLSIRDLKRGKRPATAP encoded by the coding sequence ATGAATTCATCACAACGTAAAGAAAGACAGCGAAGAAGAAAAAGATTGAGAAACTGGATGTTTGCAACCCTTATCGTGTCTATTCTATATTTTTGGCTGCAGCAAAAGGGGGACATAGGAGGGTTGTGGCCGAATGAGGAGGTTCCTGAGCCTTTACCCATTACAGGCCTGCACCCAGTTGTTGCGGAGAATGAAGGCATATTAGTCCGTATGGCCGCCAGACGAGGTATTGAAGTTGTAATTACCCACGGTTACAGAAGTGTAGAGGATCAGGATGCCCTATTTGCACAAGGGCGGTCGTCTTCTGGGCGTATTGTTACGAACGCCCGAGGAGGAGAATCTTATCATAATTATGGGCTTGCCATTGATTTTGCCTTGAGAACACCTAAGGGAGAGATTGTGTGGGATATGGAACGTGACGATAACGGCAATGGTAAAGCCGACTGGTTAGAGGTAGTTGATTTAGCTAAAGAGCTGGGCTTTACCTGGGGCGGGGACTGGGCTAACTTTCCTGACTACCCACATCTTCAGATGGACTTTGGATTAAGCATCCGTGATTTAAAGCGTGGGAAAAGGCCAGCGACAGCTCCATAA
- a CDS encoding aminotransferase class V-fold PLP-dependent enzyme, with product MGEIIYLDHAATSWPKPPAVGEAMMNALEFAGANPGRGSHRMAVQASRVLFETRKDLAALFGIKNPNDIAFGSNTTEALNLAIQGILQDGDHVIATMAEHNSVRRPLEFLRSQGKIEVDYVSVDAAGLINLKAMEQIFRKNTRLVVCTHSSNLLGSILPISDIAQLCRKYKALLLVDAAQSAGVMPLEVGQMGIDMLAFPGHKGLLGPQGTGGLYIAPNLDVQPLLHGGTGSQSEAVEQPKVRPDRYEAGTPNTIGIAGLGAGVKHVLAVNPAVIYKHEWELTQHILEGLSFINGFQKLGPDIGQPRTGLVSFVIEGYDPAQLAFKLDRNYGIAVRSGFHCTPLAHESAGTTTTGAVRASVGYSSTKQEADELIRAVIELTT from the coding sequence ATGGGAGAAATCATCTATCTGGATCATGCAGCAACATCTTGGCCGAAGCCACCTGCTGTTGGGGAGGCCATGATGAATGCGCTCGAGTTTGCCGGAGCTAATCCAGGCAGAGGAAGCCACCGTATGGCTGTACAAGCCAGCAGGGTATTGTTTGAAACGAGAAAAGATCTAGCTGCCTTGTTTGGGATAAAAAATCCTAATGATATCGCTTTTGGCTCGAATACGACTGAGGCTCTTAATCTTGCTATTCAGGGAATTCTCCAAGATGGCGACCATGTCATAGCAACTATGGCGGAGCATAATTCAGTTCGACGGCCGCTTGAGTTTCTACGCAGCCAGGGAAAAATAGAGGTTGATTATGTATCCGTAGATGCTGCCGGTCTTATAAACTTGAAGGCGATGGAACAGATATTTCGCAAAAATACCCGTTTGGTTGTGTGCACACACAGCTCTAATCTGCTGGGAAGCATTCTGCCAATCAGCGATATTGCACAGCTGTGCCGAAAATATAAGGCGCTGCTGCTGGTAGATGCTGCTCAAAGTGCAGGAGTAATGCCATTAGAAGTAGGGCAGATGGGCATTGATATGCTTGCGTTTCCAGGACATAAGGGCTTGCTGGGGCCACAGGGAACGGGTGGTTTGTACATTGCCCCCAATCTTGATGTACAGCCGCTGCTGCATGGAGGAACAGGAAGCCAATCGGAAGCTGTGGAACAGCCGAAAGTGCGTCCTGATCGCTATGAAGCAGGAACCCCGAATACAATAGGTATTGCAGGATTAGGTGCAGGAGTCAAACATGTGCTTGCTGTGAACCCTGCTGTAATCTACAAGCATGAGTGGGAACTGACACAGCATATACTGGAGGGACTTTCCTTCATTAACGGATTTCAAAAGCTGGGTCCGGATATTGGACAGCCGCGTACAGGATTAGTATCCTTTGTCATTGAAGGATATGATCCGGCTCAGCTCGCGTTCAAATTGGATCGGAATTATGGCATTGCGGTCCGATCGGGATTCCACTGCACACCGCTTGCACATGAATCCGCCGGTACGACAACGACTGGAGCTGTTCGAGCGAGCGTAGGGTACAGTTCTACCAAACAAGAAGCGGATGAACTCATTAGGGCAGTAATTGAACTAACTACGTGA
- a CDS encoding YjzC family protein has translation MGERTEFEPGDKAPNDGEYTEVGEKSFHTEINDPKRVTLKKGEAFPETSNQNRKWKKLTKARVH, from the coding sequence GTGGGTGAAAGAACCGAGTTTGAACCAGGTGACAAAGCGCCAAATGATGGAGAGTACACGGAGGTGGGCGAGAAAAGCTTTCACACAGAGATTAATGATCCGAAGCGAGTAACTTTGAAGAAGGGCGAAGCCTTTCCGGAAACCAGTAATCAGAACCGTAAATGGAAAAAGCTGACCAAAGCCCGCGTCCACTAA
- a CDS encoding DUF3343 domain-containing protein, whose amino-acid sequence MDNWMLIAFDSTQQALRAEMLLEFAEIEIDLFPTPKEITAGCALCIQFPKEDLQRVQQIIRDEFVEIRGLYFKTEDSYDNIPM is encoded by the coding sequence ATGGACAATTGGATGCTGATTGCTTTTGATTCAACACAGCAGGCACTGCGTGCGGAGATGCTGCTGGAGTTTGCCGAGATTGAGATTGATCTGTTTCCGACACCTAAGGAGATTACGGCGGGCTGTGCACTGTGTATTCAATTTCCGAAAGAGGATCTGCAGCGAGTGCAGCAAATTATCCGTGATGAGTTTGTTGAGATCCGCGGCCTCTATTTCAAAACCGAAGACAGCTATGATAACATACCGATGTAG
- the ssb gene encoding single-stranded DNA-binding protein, with the protein MLNRVILIGRLTRDPELRYTPAGVAVTQFTLAVDRPFTSQGGEREADFIPVVTWRQLAETCANYLRKGRLAAVEGRIQVRNYENNEGKRVYVTEVIADNVRFLESANREGGGGGGQPMREEPSYGGGGGRASSSNASRSNNQDPFSDDGKPIDISDDDLPF; encoded by the coding sequence TTGTTGAACCGTGTCATTCTGATCGGCCGGTTAACCCGGGATCCTGAATTGCGTTACACTCCAGCTGGAGTAGCCGTAACACAGTTTACTTTGGCCGTAGACAGACCGTTTACAAGCCAAGGGGGAGAGCGGGAAGCAGATTTCATTCCGGTCGTAACCTGGAGACAGCTTGCCGAGACTTGTGCAAATTATTTGCGCAAAGGACGTCTGGCTGCAGTCGAAGGACGCATTCAAGTAAGGAACTACGAAAATAACGAAGGAAAGCGTGTATACGTGACCGAAGTCATTGCCGATAATGTTCGTTTCTTGGAGTCAGCTAACCGTGAAGGCGGTGGCGGCGGGGGACAACCTATGCGTGAAGAGCCTTCTTATGGAGGCGGCGGCGGACGTGCAAGCAGCAGCAATGCTTCGCGCAGCAACAATCAGGATCCTTTTTCCGATGACGGAAAACCGATTGATATATCGGATGATGATTTGCCATTTTAA
- the opp4B gene encoding oligopeptide ABC transporter permease has translation MWKTIVRRIFIMIPQIILLSILVFLMAKAMPGDALTGLLDPSVDPKALEEQRERLGLNNPWYIQYWDWISHAALGDFGQSFRFKMPVTDLIGQRIANTFWLALATLVLTYLIAIPLGIISGRYNDTWSDRLITGYTYLGFAAPLFIFALVMVWIFGFRFGWFPTGGSVAPGLTPGTFEYVISKIHHLLLPALSMALISTVSTVQYLRSEIIDIKHKEFVLTARAKGASESRIYNRHILRNSLLPIAAFFGYEITGLIGGTIFIESIFSYPGMGQLFLNSISLRDFSVVTALVLLYGIATILGSLLSDIILGLVDPRIRIK, from the coding sequence ATGTGGAAAACTATTGTACGCCGAATATTCATAATGATACCTCAAATCATTTTACTTAGCATTTTGGTCTTCCTGATGGCCAAAGCCATGCCAGGGGACGCATTGACAGGATTGCTCGATCCGAGTGTTGATCCCAAAGCGTTAGAAGAACAGCGTGAGCGGCTGGGGCTGAACAATCCATGGTACATACAGTATTGGGACTGGATCAGCCATGCTGCTTTAGGTGATTTTGGACAGTCCTTCCGTTTCAAAATGCCAGTCACAGATCTCATTGGTCAGCGTATCGCAAATACGTTCTGGCTTGCCCTAGCGACACTTGTCCTCACGTATCTTATCGCTATTCCACTCGGTATTATCAGTGGTCGTTATAATGATACTTGGTCTGACCGCTTGATTACTGGATATACGTATCTGGGTTTTGCAGCACCGCTGTTTATTTTCGCTCTGGTTATGGTTTGGATCTTTGGTTTCCGTTTTGGCTGGTTCCCGACCGGAGGAAGTGTAGCACCGGGGCTTACACCAGGGACTTTTGAATACGTGATAAGTAAAATTCACCACTTGCTGCTGCCAGCGTTATCAATGGCGTTAATCTCCACCGTATCAACTGTACAGTATCTGCGCAGTGAGATCATTGATATCAAACATAAGGAATTCGTACTTACGGCGAGAGCCAAAGGTGCTTCGGAATCCCGAATCTACAACAGACATATTTTGCGAAACTCCCTACTCCCAATTGCTGCCTTTTTCGGTTATGAGATCACGGGACTGATTGGCGGTACCATCTTTATTGAAAGTATATTCAGCTATCCGGGCATGGGACAGCTGTTCCTAAATTCAATCTCGTTACGGGATTTTAGTGTAGTTACAGCACTCGTATTACTATACGGGATCGCTACTATTTTAGGATCGCTGCTGTCTGATATTATTCTGGGATTGGTTGATCCGCGTATTCGCATTAAGTAA
- the rpsR gene encoding 30S ribosomal protein S18, whose translation MGFKQREGGDNDKRPARRGGRNKRRKVCFFTANKITHIDYKDTDLLRKFISERGKILPRRVTGTSAKYQRMLTIAIKRSRQIALLPYTTE comes from the coding sequence ATGGGCTTCAAGCAAAGAGAAGGCGGAGACAACGATAAAAGACCGGCACGTCGTGGTGGTCGCAACAAACGTCGTAAAGTGTGCTTCTTCACAGCGAACAAAATTACTCACATCGATTATAAAGATACGGACTTGCTTCGTAAATTTATCAGCGAACGTGGAAAAATTTTGCCACGCCGTGTAACAGGTACTAGCGCTAAATATCAACGCATGCTGACGATTGCCATCAAACGCTCCCGTCAAATCGCATTGCTGCCATACACAACTGAGTAG
- the yyaC gene encoding spore protease YyaC: MNPVSRSFSSKDMTSLKVPHTDPGVHSAIVHRLMFHLYKAHSLQNVVIVCIGTDRSTGDCLGPLVGTSLAKWDSPLFHLYGTLDEPVHAVNLQDTLHKIHSTHHNPYVIGIDACLGQSSSVGCIQVVNGPLKPGAGVNKELPPVGDIHLTGIVNVGGFMEYFVLQNTRLSLVMRMSEIIASSLYSAIREWHTRSTLFAVPE, translated from the coding sequence ATGAACCCTGTTTCGCGTTCCTTTTCGTCAAAAGATATGACCAGTCTGAAGGTTCCTCATACCGATCCAGGCGTACATTCCGCCATTGTACATCGATTAATGTTTCATCTTTACAAAGCTCATTCCCTGCAAAATGTAGTGATTGTCTGCATCGGTACAGACCGCTCCACGGGAGACTGTCTCGGACCACTGGTAGGTACGTCTCTTGCCAAATGGGACAGCCCCCTGTTCCATCTGTACGGCACGCTGGATGAGCCCGTTCATGCTGTAAATCTGCAGGACACACTCCATAAAATTCACAGCACCCATCACAATCCATATGTCATTGGTATCGATGCTTGTCTTGGCCAGTCTTCCAGTGTTGGCTGCATTCAAGTAGTTAACGGACCACTTAAGCCTGGCGCAGGGGTAAATAAAGAATTACCGCCGGTCGGCGATATCCATCTGACAGGTATCGTTAACGTCGGCGGTTTTATGGAATACTTTGTACTTCAGAACACACGGCTCAGTCTTGTCATGCGTATGTCTGAGATTATAGCAAGCAGTCTGTATTCAGCCATTCGGGAATGGCATACCCGGTCTACTCTGTTTGCTGTGCCAGAGTAA
- a CDS encoding mechanosensitive ion channel family protein: MPFYFAKGNDENGAADAVNEAIRWTDKVWAKISDTDMWLNIMFSSIRILIIFIITRIVIKVVSRIIDRSMARKQEGKIRVNPRRFVTIGELMKNATSITCNFIMILLLLSEINVQVGPLLASAGVLGLAIGFGAQGLVKDVITGFFIILEDQFAVGDVIQTGTFKGTVEVIGLRTTKLVSWQGEVHIIPNGTIASVTNYSMSNSLAVVDIPMKADLTLDESVHLVKQSLAGIEERDLNIVKVPDVLGIQSMSTSDYVIRVVAECMPNSRASVERQIQGDVKKILEYHERSKQAALEQAAALDNDEGNGAGGA, encoded by the coding sequence ATGCCGTTTTATTTTGCAAAGGGAAACGATGAAAATGGTGCAGCTGATGCTGTAAATGAAGCTATTCGTTGGACTGATAAAGTATGGGCTAAAATTTCCGATACGGATATGTGGCTTAATATTATGTTCAGTTCGATCCGCATCCTCATTATTTTTATTATTACCCGTATTGTCATTAAAGTAGTTTCCCGAATTATCGATCGGTCGATGGCACGAAAGCAGGAAGGTAAAATTCGTGTTAATCCTCGGAGATTCGTAACCATCGGTGAGCTGATGAAAAATGCGACGTCAATCACATGTAACTTTATTATGATTCTGTTACTGTTATCGGAGATCAATGTCCAAGTTGGCCCGCTGCTGGCCAGTGCTGGTGTTCTGGGACTAGCCATTGGTTTTGGCGCACAGGGATTGGTGAAGGATGTAATCACCGGATTCTTCATTATATTAGAGGATCAGTTTGCCGTAGGAGATGTGATTCAGACAGGTACGTTCAAAGGAACTGTCGAAGTCATTGGCCTCCGAACCACCAAACTGGTAAGCTGGCAGGGGGAAGTGCACATCATTCCGAACGGTACGATTGCAAGTGTGACGAACTATTCGATGTCGAATTCTCTTGCTGTGGTGGATATCCCGATGAAGGCTGATCTGACACTGGACGAGTCCGTCCATCTGGTCAAACAATCGCTTGCCGGCATAGAAGAACGCGATTTGAATATTGTAAAGGTACCTGATGTGCTGGGAATCCAGTCCATGTCAACTTCGGATTATGTCATACGTGTTGTAGCGGAGTGCATGCCAAACTCCCGGGCTTCTGTGGAACGCCAGATTCAAGGGGATGTTAAAAAAATTCTGGAGTATCATGAGCGAAGCAAGCAGGCTGCGTTGGAACAGGCGGCTGCGCTTGATAATGATGAGGGGAATGGTGCAGGTGGAGCGTAA
- a CDS encoding DUF951 domain-containing protein, giving the protein MERKSFQLGDIVQMKKQHPCGSNEMEVIRMGMDIRIKCVGCKHSVLIPRAKFEKNLKKVLRSAEEEPESQD; this is encoded by the coding sequence GTGGAGCGTAAAAGTTTTCAGTTAGGGGATATTGTGCAGATGAAGAAGCAGCATCCCTGCGGCAGCAACGAGATGGAAGTCATTCGTATGGGAATGGATATCCGGATCAAGTGTGTTGGCTGCAAACACAGTGTACTGATTCCACGGGCCAAGTTTGAGAAAAACCTAAAAAAAGTACTACGTTCAGCTGAGGAAGAGCCAGAATCCCAAGATTAG
- the rpsF gene encoding 30S ribosomal protein S6, translating into MRKYEVMYIIRPDVEQEVVQATVDKFQGIISNGGGEVTAHDVMGKRRLAYEIKKFRDGVYVLVHFTAEPAVVTELERLMKISDEVIRYLITNDVKSA; encoded by the coding sequence ATGCGCAAATATGAAGTGATGTACATTATTCGTCCTGACGTTGAGCAAGAAGTTGTTCAAGCTACAGTCGATAAATTCCAAGGCATCATCTCCAACGGCGGTGGTGAGGTTACAGCTCACGACGTTATGGGTAAACGCCGTCTTGCGTATGAGATCAAGAAATTCCGTGATGGTGTTTATGTTCTGGTACACTTCACTGCTGAACCAGCAGTAGTTACTGAGCTTGAGCGTCTCATGAAGATTTCTGACGAAGTTATTCGTTATCTCATTACTAACGACGTTAAGTCTGCCTAA
- a CDS encoding ABC transporter ATP-binding protein, translating into MNKELLEVRDLTTSFRIEDDYYAAVDHVNLKVKKNEVLAIVGESGSGKSAFAFSLMGLHNKARIEGQILYKGQDIANISPNKLNKLRGKEMAMIFQDPLSALNPLMIIGEQIEEILTLHQPKLSSREKRDRVIHLLNQVGIPRPEQIYKQYPHELSGGMRQRIVIAIAIANKPELLIADEPTTALDVTIQLQILELIRDLKKEINAGIILITHDLGVVAEMADRVAVMYAGEIVEIADIFTLMTDAKHPYTRSLLNSIPTITEEKSKLHVIQGIVPSLKNLPRQGCRFKARIPWISDSAHEENPQMHEIAPGHFVRCTCYQHFHFPDQAEEE; encoded by the coding sequence TTGAATAAAGAGCTATTGGAAGTCAGAGATCTTACGACATCATTCAGAATTGAAGATGATTATTATGCAGCAGTTGATCACGTTAATCTTAAGGTTAAGAAGAACGAAGTGTTGGCTATTGTAGGTGAATCAGGCTCAGGCAAAAGTGCGTTTGCATTCTCTCTAATGGGTCTGCATAACAAAGCTAGAATTGAAGGCCAGATTCTCTATAAAGGGCAGGATATTGCCAACATCTCCCCTAACAAATTGAACAAACTGCGCGGAAAAGAAATGGCCATGATCTTTCAGGACCCATTGTCCGCACTCAATCCTCTAATGATCATAGGTGAACAGATTGAAGAGATCCTTACGCTTCATCAACCGAAGTTGTCTTCCAGGGAGAAGCGCGACAGGGTTATTCACTTATTGAACCAGGTAGGGATTCCACGTCCCGAGCAAATATATAAACAATATCCCCACGAATTATCTGGCGGTATGAGACAGAGAATTGTCATCGCAATCGCGATTGCCAACAAACCAGAACTATTGATAGCTGACGAGCCGACAACTGCACTTGACGTTACGATCCAGCTGCAGATCCTCGAACTGATTCGAGATCTCAAGAAAGAGATTAATGCAGGCATTATCCTGATCACACATGATCTGGGTGTAGTTGCAGAGATGGCAGATCGCGTGGCCGTCATGTATGCAGGTGAGATTGTTGAAATTGCGGATATCTTTACGCTGATGACCGATGCGAAACATCCGTATACACGTTCACTGCTGAATTCTATTCCTACTATTACAGAAGAAAAATCAAAACTGCATGTCATTCAAGGCATTGTGCCTTCTCTTAAAAATCTTCCTCGGCAGGGGTGCCGATTCAAGGCTCGTATTCCATGGATCAGCGACTCGGCTCATGAAGAAAACCCGCAGATGCATGAAATTGCACCAGGGCACTTTGTACGGTGTACCTGTTATCAGCACTTTCATTTCCCTGATCAAGCGGAGGAGGAATAA
- a CDS encoding DUF4446 family protein → MAELNELILEQLLWIIGGLALLTVVLLIVSIVQGAKLRKFKRKYEAMMAGSGVEDLESLLINLKIQMDSIEDEHQLQTEQLQTALQKLARIQGKIGVKRYNAYGEHGSDLSFSIAMINESQDGMILTGLFNRDGSYVYAKPLKGGESTYTLSPEEKEAITLAQQTE, encoded by the coding sequence ATGGCTGAATTAAATGAGCTGATTCTGGAACAGCTGTTATGGATTATTGGCGGGTTGGCACTGCTTACGGTGGTACTGCTGATCGTAAGTATTGTTCAAGGAGCAAAGTTACGGAAATTCAAACGTAAATACGAAGCCATGATGGCTGGCAGTGGAGTGGAAGACCTGGAGTCCTTGTTGATCAATCTGAAAATTCAGATGGACAGTATTGAGGATGAACACCAACTGCAAACGGAACAGCTGCAAACCGCACTGCAGAAGCTGGCTCGTATTCAGGGCAAGATCGGCGTCAAGAGGTATAATGCTTACGGGGAGCACGGCAGCGATCTGAGTTTCTCAATAGCCATGATTAATGAAAGTCAGGATGGAATGATTCTTACTGGGTTATTCAACCGTGATGGATCATATGTATATGCAAAACCTCTAAAAGGGGGAGAGTCAACGTATACACTATCCCCAGAGGAGAAGGAAGCTATTACTCTGGCACAGCAAACAGAGTAG